In Arvicanthis niloticus isolate mArvNil1 chromosome 4, mArvNil1.pat.X, whole genome shotgun sequence, a single window of DNA contains:
- the Ifi44 gene encoding interferon-induced protein 44, whose protein sequence is MALAFPLDLRMAMRTRLTWEQEKLLQNYFGGKQFCLLYKASVQKFSQQDLLWKCQDQGPTMIMVYSGKCVIVMYLQEGFQEKEVSIILFALQETGLSQLASIPVLPNSLFSYRKNSDFFIRLESKTVTINSALRKKLCLPIHNDVSSIQECEAFRCDELLDERKTTGIAVLHSNLLHALRNYKPYGDLVHQTRILLLGPIGSGKSSFVNSVKSVFRGSITHQALVGCDENGISDKYRTYSIMSKDDSGPLPFVLCDSLGLDENAGLHMDDVCHILKGHIPDRYQFDTMKPITSNHPKYIHDPRLKDRIHCVVFVFDINSFEHLSCELVAKIKQIRRDLIKHGILHLALLTHVDSLDCITKGDLIDIYNCSPVKCKLELFHRAFGFALSDILVVSNYVSEWQLDPVKDKLILSALKEILFTANEFLEDLPLSKYVD, encoded by the exons ATGGCGTTGGCTTTTCCACTCGACCTAAGGATGGCCATGAGAACTCGTTTGACATGGGAGCAAGAAAAGCTCCTGCAGAATTACTTTGGAGGAAAACAGTTTTGTCTTCTTTACAAGGCGAGTGTGCAGAAGTTTTCTCAGCAGGATTTGCTCTGGAAATGTCAGGATCAAGGTCCTACCATGATAATGGTTTATAGTGGAAAATGTGTTATTGTCATGTACCTGCAAGAAGGCTTCCAGGAAAAAGAAGTATCTATCATCCTTTTTGCACTCCAAGAGACTGGATTGTCACAATTAGCAAGTATACCAGTTCTGCCAAATTCATTGTTCAGTTATAGAAAAAATTCTGATTTCTTTATACGGTTAGAAAGCAAAACTGTGACTATAAATTCAGCACTCCGTAAAAAGCTCTGTCTGCCTATTCACAACGATGTCTCATCTATTCAGGAGTGTGAAGCTTTCCGATGTGATG AGTTATTGGATGAAAGAAAGACAACAGGCATTGCTGT CTTACACAGTAATTTACTGCATGCCCTGAGAAACTACAAGCCATATGGAGACCTGGTTCACCAAACACGAATTCTGCTGCTGGGTCCTATTGGATCTGGGAAGTCTAGCTTTGTCAACTCAGTCAAGTCTGTGTTCAGGGGCAGCATCACACATCAGGCCTTGGTGGGCTGTGATGAAAATGGAATATCTGACAAG TATAGGACATATTCCATCATGTCCAAGGATGACAGTGGCCCCCTGCCGTTTGTTCTTTGTGACTCATTGGGGTTGGATGAGAATGCAGGCTTGCACATGGATGACGTATGCCACATCTTAAAGGGCCACATTCCTGACAGATACCAA TTTGATACCATGAAGCCAATCACATCAAACCACCCGAAATATATCCATGACCCACGGCTGAAGGACAGAATTcattgtgtggtgtttgtgtttgATATTAATTCTTTTGAACATCTCTCTTGTGAGCTGGTGGCAAAGATCAAGCAAATTCGAAGAGACTTGATAAAACACG GTATTCTGCATTTGGCTTTGCTTACACATGTGGATAGCCTGGATTGCATTACCAAAGGAGACCTGATAGATATATACAACTGTAGTCCTGTGAAGTGCAAG CTGGAACTATTCCATAGAGCCTTTGGttttgccttatctgacatcttGGTGGTGAGTAATTACGTCTCAGAGTGGCAACTGGACCCAGTGAAGGACAAGCTGATCCTCTCGGCACTGAAAGAGATCCTGTTTACTGCAAATGAATTCTTAGAGGATTTGCCTTTGAGCAAATATGTAGACTGA